A segment of the Deltaproteobacteria bacterium genome:
CGAGAGCCCTCTACTAGGGCTCTCACATTTCTATCAGCTACCGTAGTCTCTACAAATACGGCCTTAATTTTTCGCGTCACAATCAAATCTATTATCTTCTCAATGTCGCGCACACCTGCTTCCGACTCAGTACTAATACCCTGAATACCTAGCACTTTAAATCCATAACGCTTGCCAAAATAGTGAAACGCATCGTGAGCCGTAATTATAATGCGCCCATTAGTTGGTACAGTCCCTAAAACCCTCTTTGCGTATTCGTCTAGGGCTCGCATCTCAGATTTGTATGCCTCAACATTCGCCGCATAATATTCGCGTGAATCAGGATCGAAGTTGGACAGCTCCTCGCCAACGACATCTACGACGCGTATCCAAATACTTGGATCCATCCAAATATGAGGATCGAAGTGGCCCGCAAACTCTGGTGGTTGGTGAAGTAATTCTTTGTCAATTAATTCCCCTACCGCAAACACTTTTTTTTGCGCCGCCTTCATGCGTTCAAGTGCCGATTGCATCTTCCCTTCGAGAAATAAGCCGTTATAAAATATTACATTGCC
Coding sequences within it:
- a CDS encoding zinc ABC transporter substrate-binding protein; translation: MGKRIEFFISAILLLIVSSTGVSLASDEAKKFEIVSTTSMIADVARNIVGEKGMVKALMGTGIDPHLYKPTRSDMLTLINGNVIFYNGLFLEGKMQSALERMKAAQKKVFAVGELIDKELLHQPPEFAGHFDPHIWMDPSIWIRVVDVVGEELSNFDPDSREYYAANVEAYKSEMRALDEYAKRVLGTVPTNGRIIITAHDAFHYFGKRYGFKVLGIQGISTESEAGVRDIEKIIDLIVTRKIKAVFVETTVADRNVRALVEGSRMRGHEVLIGGALFSDAMGKSGTYEGTYIGMIDSNVTTIARALGGDAPARGMHGKLELVVGR